The following are encoded together in the Verrucomicrobiota bacterium genome:
- a CDS encoding serine hydroxymethyltransferase, with protein MRPVKLEHRLRTWHDENVLSQPKTVLFVCTGNICRSPMAEGLFRAMVADRNDLRVRSAGVSTYPGQPASGHAVQALAELGVDIARHRSTSLDEELIQAATCIVAMTRSHLDSILYLYPEAAEKTFLLREFEDNANTLDVADPIGLGFEAYVFTREVIRRALPGILRFIDSGALDTVSSSKNLNMTNRAGNQPLEQVDPEIYEAIQEERNRQFENIELIASENFASRAVMEAQGSVLTNKYAEGYPGKRWYGGCEFVDRVETLAIERARRLFGAEHVNVQPHSGSQANMAVYFSMLQPGDCILTMDLSHGGHLTHGNKANFSGRFYQVVHYGVSRENEMIDYDQVARAARDHRPKMITAGASAYPRTIDFGRLREIADSVGAYLFVDIAHIAGLVAAGLHPSPVGVADFVTSTTHKSLRGPRGGIIMCGAKHAKAIDSMMFPGVQGGPLMHVIAAKAVCFSEALQSEFRQYQQQITYNAKALAASLSRKGFRLVAGGTDNHLMLVDLRPKGLTGKEAQETLDQAGITVNKNSIPFDTESVFKGGGIRVGTPAVTTRGMKEEEMMEIADLIDEALQARNNPAALAEIRGRVRALTTRYPLPG; from the coding sequence ATGCGGCCAGTCAAGCTTGAACACCGCCTCCGAACATGGCACGATGAAAATGTTTTGAGCCAGCCCAAAACGGTTTTATTTGTTTGTACGGGAAATATTTGCCGAAGCCCCATGGCCGAGGGGTTGTTCCGGGCAATGGTGGCGGACCGCAATGATCTCAGGGTTCGGTCAGCAGGGGTAAGCACTTATCCCGGGCAGCCCGCCAGCGGGCATGCCGTCCAGGCGCTGGCTGAGCTCGGGGTCGATATCGCACGGCACCGCAGCACCTCGTTGGATGAAGAGTTGATCCAGGCTGCAACTTGCATCGTGGCCATGACGCGCAGCCACCTTGATTCCATCCTTTACCTTTACCCGGAGGCTGCAGAAAAGACCTTTCTGTTACGAGAGTTCGAGGACAACGCCAACACGCTGGACGTTGCCGACCCGATCGGCCTCGGCTTCGAGGCGTACGTATTCACACGCGAGGTGATCCGCCGTGCATTGCCCGGTATCCTGAGATTCATCGACAGCGGCGCCTTGGACACGGTATCTTCCAGTAAAAACCTGAACATGACGAACCGAGCCGGCAACCAACCTTTGGAGCAAGTTGATCCAGAAATCTACGAGGCAATTCAGGAGGAGCGTAATCGCCAGTTCGAAAACATAGAGCTCATCGCTTCAGAGAATTTTGCCTCGCGGGCGGTGATGGAAGCTCAAGGTTCGGTGCTGACTAACAAGTACGCCGAGGGCTACCCGGGCAAACGCTGGTACGGCGGCTGCGAGTTCGTGGACCGCGTCGAGACGTTGGCCATTGAGCGGGCCCGCCGGCTCTTTGGCGCCGAGCACGTGAACGTGCAACCTCATAGCGGCAGCCAGGCGAACATGGCCGTCTATTTCAGCATGCTGCAGCCGGGTGACTGCATTCTGACCATGGACTTGTCCCACGGCGGCCATCTCACGCACGGCAACAAAGCCAATTTTTCGGGCCGGTTTTACCAGGTGGTTCATTACGGGGTCAGCCGCGAGAACGAGATGATCGATTACGATCAGGTCGCTCGGGCAGCGCGGGACCATCGCCCTAAAATGATCACGGCCGGAGCATCCGCCTACCCGCGGACCATCGATTTCGGGCGACTCCGTGAGATTGCCGATTCCGTAGGTGCGTACCTCTTTGTTGACATCGCGCACATTGCCGGGTTGGTGGCGGCGGGCCTGCATCCGAGCCCCGTCGGCGTTGCGGACTTCGTGACGTCGACCACGCACAAGAGCCTTCGCGGCCCGCGCGGCGGTATCATCATGTGCGGGGCGAAGCACGCCAAAGCCATTGATTCCATGATGTTTCCGGGTGTGCAGGGCGGCCCGCTTATGCACGTTATCGCGGCGAAGGCCGTCTGTTTCTCGGAGGCGCTCCAGTCGGAGTTCCGGCAGTACCAGCAACAGATCACATATAACGCGAAAGCCCTGGCGGCTTCGCTGTCACGTAAAGGTTTCCGCCTGGTTGCGGGCGGTACGGACAACCATCTGATGCTGGTCGATCTTCGTCCGAAAGGCCTTACCGGCAAGGAGGCGCAGGAAACGTTGGATCAGGCCGGCATTACGGTGAATAAAAACTCCATCCCGTTCGACACTGAATCGGTGTTTAAAGGCGGTGGGATCCGCGTCGGTACGCCCGCGGTAACCACCCGTGGTATGAAGGAAGAAGAAATGATGGAGATTGCCGATTTGATCGACGAGGCGTTGCAGGCCCGGAACAACCCTGCAGCCCTCGCGGAAATCCGTGGACGGGTGCGCGCGCTGACGACGCGCTACCCGTTGCCGGGCTGA